A section of the Gemmatimonadaceae bacterium genome encodes:
- a CDS encoding DnaB-like helicase C-terminal domain-containing protein — MTAPLNHYDRTGPVLSLDDERERRARAEMPDADMLVEEQLSAATARIHEDSTSYPKYPWRDLASLAGPMCPGDLILVAARTGGGKSLFLQNLFDSLIRSNLRGLYIGLEQGPEVLRVKWACMAMDVPPKVVLAAGDIRGTPVWHDAMGKVQRHIAWQRDPWVRERAHFATTRRINAAGLKRWTDWGVDLGCQFVVVDHVDRIAHGDGKNSFHEMSETVRLAKELAVQNHIVMLVASQMGRPADAAEQFMPPSLHALRGGGTKEEESDTVLGVYRPLKPSVSDKQLKLVRQGLALRDTVVEPNTMAVMVLKHRLEGPVAGQVAKLFVRHQRVQEMREADRYSTQSRDVGRQF, encoded by the coding sequence ATGACCGCACCGCTGAACCACTACGACCGCACCGGGCCGGTGCTCAGTCTCGACGACGAGCGAGAGCGCCGGGCGCGCGCCGAGATGCCCGACGCCGACATGCTTGTCGAGGAGCAGCTCTCGGCCGCGACGGCGCGGATTCACGAGGACTCGACGTCGTACCCGAAGTACCCGTGGCGCGACCTTGCGTCGCTGGCCGGGCCGATGTGCCCCGGCGACCTCATCCTCGTCGCGGCGCGCACTGGCGGCGGGAAGTCGCTCTTCCTGCAGAACCTCTTCGACTCGCTGATTCGCTCAAACCTTCGCGGGCTGTACATCGGGCTCGAGCAGGGCCCCGAGGTGCTCCGCGTCAAGTGGGCGTGCATGGCGATGGACGTGCCGCCGAAGGTCGTGCTCGCCGCCGGCGACATTCGTGGCACGCCGGTCTGGCACGACGCGATGGGCAAGGTGCAGCGGCATATCGCGTGGCAGAGAGACCCGTGGGTCCGTGAGCGCGCGCATTTCGCCACGACGCGCCGGATCAACGCCGCGGGCCTCAAGCGCTGGACCGATTGGGGCGTCGACCTCGGGTGCCAGTTCGTCGTCGTCGACCACGTCGATCGCATCGCGCACGGCGACGGGAAGAACTCGTTCCACGAGATGAGCGAGACCGTGCGGCTCGCGAAAGAACTCGCCGTGCAGAATCACATCGTGATGCTCGTCGCCTCGCAGATGGGTCGCCCCGCGGATGCCGCCGAGCAGTTCATGCCGCCCTCGCTGCACGCGCTCCGCGGCGGCGGAACGAAAGAGGAGGAGTCCGACACTGTCCTCGGCGTCTATCGCCCGCTCAAGCCGAGCGTCAGCGACAAGCAGCTCAAGCTCGTGCGCCAGGGCCTCGCGCTCCGCGACACGGTCGTCGAGCCGAACACGATGGCGGTCATGGTGCTCAAGCATCGACTCGAGGGCCCGGTCGCTGGCCAAGTGGCGAAGCTCTTCGTGCGCCACCAGCGCGTGCAGGAGATGCGCGAAGCCGATCGCTACTCGACACAATCCCGAGACGTCGGGAGGCAATTCTGA
- a CDS encoding PBSX family phage terminase large subunit, producing MSVLEYKRALALEDETRRRRRERERAAELERLEAETRATVERSAETPALARRVPPWAVDLQQPARYKGASGGRASGKSHFFAEEAVEAMVLNPALRFVCIREIQQSLEFSVKSLVEAKIRAFGVGHLFDILSTKIRRAGHDGIMIFEGMQDHTAESIKSLEGFGRAWVEEAHTISKKSFDLLLPTIRAPQSEIWFSWNPELATDPVDAFFASKPAGAIHRHATYRENPFCPDVMRAEAARLEAADPDSAAHIWDGGYFLGGQGRVYSSFVNRLAPAGNLDEKVTDHGGDLYVGQDFNVNPMASVIAVKVVDECHVIDALEIPTSNTEEVAAEIKRRYPNRRVIFCPDPAGNQRHTNAPVGQTDFTILQRHRFEVRAPSTHPPVVDRINNAQAMYFDPKTGRRRVRIHPTAATALITGLANLTYKEGTSLRDTKRGGGAYFHICDAMDYLLWQEFNVLTEPARWGTTTYRT from the coding sequence ATGAGCGTTCTCGAATACAAGCGCGCCCTCGCGCTAGAGGACGAAACCCGACGTCGCCGCCGTGAGCGGGAGCGCGCCGCGGAACTGGAGCGCCTCGAGGCCGAGACGCGCGCCACGGTAGAGCGGAGTGCCGAGACGCCCGCGCTCGCGCGCCGCGTGCCGCCGTGGGCCGTCGACCTCCAGCAGCCAGCGCGCTACAAGGGCGCGTCAGGCGGAAGGGCTAGCGGTAAAAGCCATTTCTTCGCCGAGGAAGCCGTCGAGGCGATGGTGCTCAACCCCGCCCTGCGCTTCGTGTGCATCCGCGAGATCCAGCAGTCGCTCGAGTTCTCGGTCAAGTCGCTCGTCGAGGCGAAGATCCGCGCCTTCGGTGTCGGCCATCTCTTCGACATCCTCTCGACCAAGATCCGCCGCGCCGGCCACGACGGCATCATGATTTTCGAGGGCATGCAGGATCACACCGCGGAGTCGATCAAGTCGCTCGAGGGATTCGGCCGGGCGTGGGTCGAGGAGGCCCACACGATCAGCAAGAAGTCGTTCGACCTCCTACTCCCGACGATCCGCGCGCCGCAGTCGGAGATCTGGTTTAGTTGGAACCCCGAACTCGCGACCGACCCCGTTGACGCGTTCTTTGCATCCAAGCCAGCGGGCGCCATTCACCGGCACGCCACGTACCGCGAGAATCCGTTCTGCCCCGACGTAATGCGCGCTGAGGCGGCGCGGCTCGAGGCGGCGGACCCCGACTCCGCGGCGCACATCTGGGACGGCGGCTATTTCCTCGGCGGCCAGGGTCGCGTCTACTCGTCGTTCGTGAACCGACTCGCGCCCGCCGGCAATCTCGACGAGAAAGTGACGGACCACGGCGGCGACCTGTACGTCGGCCAGGACTTCAACGTCAACCCGATGGCGTCGGTGATCGCGGTGAAGGTCGTCGACGAATGCCACGTGATCGACGCGCTCGAGATCCCGACGTCGAACACCGAAGAGGTCGCGGCCGAGATCAAACGCCGATACCCGAATCGCCGCGTCATCTTCTGCCCCGACCCCGCAGGGAATCAGCGGCACACGAACGCGCCGGTCGGGCAGACGGACTTTACGATCCTCCAGCGCCATCGGTTCGAGGTGCGCGCGCCGAGCACGCACCCGCCCGTCGTGGACCGGATCAACAACGCGCAGGCGATGTACTTCGACCCAAAGACGGGCCGCCGACGCGTGCGGATTCACCCGACCGCCGCCACGGCGCTCATCACGGGCCTCGCGAACCTGACGTACAAAGAGGGCACGAGCCTCCGCGATACGAAGCGCGGCGGCGGGGCGTATTTCCACATCTGCGACGCGATGGACTACTTGCTGTGGCAGGAATTCAACGTGCTCACCGAACCCGCCCGCTGGGGCACCACCACCTACCGGACGTGA
- a CDS encoding DUF4055 domain-containing protein: MTTLLDVIGSNMNENGTADTADSSAAQLVESSAGATPDHPSPAYLRMKPRWLRCRALMGGSDGIRAGGELYNPRFDGETDDQLAARISLCALTNFFARTVKACVGMLLQKRPELGQDMPTDFVDFWENVDGKGTHGAVFTKKLATDAMVDGHAGLLVDYQRVPNASSVDASQEKALGLRPYWVKFRAQDIFLELFEAINGQQTLVLLVLREIVEESYNRFGIRARARYRVYERTQGRVMCELWTSAPGGGTPTQTQKPTAMLNVTEIPFEKCVAGDELTLVETRPALLDLADLNIEHHQIKTDIRNLERLAMVPTVVRKGYVAPVDDNGDPDPAPVLLGPRQVIDVPIEGDVKWLTPDTAVLDPAMKSLEDVKLDMGTSGLSFLAPEQARPNETAEAKRIDAAAQNASLATFASNLQDCLEAAAGHTVAFMGLPDLEEGSITVNTDFERAVMSPATISALGTLAANGKLSIETLLALLERGQVLDDGFDREAELARILKETTLPPAAATTDTGAAA, translated from the coding sequence ATGACGACGCTCCTCGACGTGATCGGCAGCAACATGAACGAGAACGGCACGGCGGATACGGCCGACTCCTCGGCCGCGCAGCTCGTCGAGTCGAGCGCCGGCGCAACGCCGGACCATCCGAGCCCGGCGTACCTCCGCATGAAGCCACGCTGGCTCCGCTGTCGCGCGCTGATGGGCGGCTCGGACGGGATTCGCGCGGGGGGCGAGTTATACAACCCGCGGTTCGATGGCGAGACCGACGACCAGCTCGCGGCGCGGATCTCCCTCTGCGCGCTGACCAACTTCTTCGCGCGCACCGTCAAGGCGTGCGTCGGGATGTTGCTGCAGAAGCGCCCAGAACTCGGCCAGGACATGCCGACCGACTTCGTCGACTTCTGGGAGAACGTGGACGGCAAGGGCACGCACGGTGCCGTCTTCACGAAGAAACTGGCGACCGACGCGATGGTCGACGGCCACGCGGGACTGCTGGTCGACTACCAGCGCGTGCCGAACGCCTCGAGCGTGGATGCCTCACAGGAGAAGGCGCTCGGCCTGCGCCCGTATTGGGTCAAGTTTCGCGCGCAAGACATTTTCCTGGAACTATTCGAGGCGATTAACGGCCAGCAAACGCTCGTCCTCCTCGTGCTGCGCGAGATCGTCGAGGAGTCGTACAATCGGTTCGGCATTCGCGCGCGCGCGCGGTATCGCGTGTACGAGCGCACGCAGGGCCGCGTCATGTGCGAATTGTGGACCTCTGCCCCTGGCGGCGGCACGCCGACGCAGACGCAGAAGCCGACTGCGATGCTGAACGTCACGGAGATCCCGTTCGAAAAGTGCGTCGCCGGCGATGAGTTGACGCTCGTCGAAACCCGGCCAGCGTTGCTGGACTTGGCGGACCTGAACATCGAGCACCACCAGATCAAGACGGACATTCGGAATCTCGAACGGTTGGCGATGGTGCCGACCGTCGTGCGGAAGGGCTACGTCGCGCCGGTCGACGACAACGGCGACCCCGATCCGGCGCCGGTACTCCTCGGCCCGCGGCAGGTCATCGACGTACCGATCGAGGGCGACGTGAAGTGGCTCACGCCCGACACGGCGGTGCTCGATCCAGCCATGAAGTCGCTCGAGGACGTCAAGCTCGACATGGGCACGTCCGGGCTGTCTTTCTTGGCTCCGGAACAGGCGCGGCCGAACGAAACGGCCGAGGCCAAGCGCATCGACGCCGCCGCGCAGAACGCGTCGCTCGCCACGTTCGCGTCGAACCTGCAGGACTGCCTTGAGGCGGCCGCCGGCCATACCGTCGCGTTCATGGGGCTACCCGACCTGGAGGAGGGATCGATCACGGTCAACACCGACTTTGAGCGCGCCGTGATGAGCCCCGCGACGATCTCGGCGCTCGGCACGTTGGCGGCGAACGGGAAGTTGTCGATCGAGACGCTGCTCGCACTGCTCGAGCGCGGCCAGGTGCTGGACGACGGGTTCGATCGCGAGGCGGAGCTCGCGCGGATTCTGAAGGAGACCACACTACCACCCGCCGCAGCGACGACGGATACGGGGGCGGCGGCGTAG
- a CDS encoding minor capsid protein, giving the protein MAIDFAGDARGVQLQLLIERAKYERWLASEVRALIEREFRKVVDTILSPSFRSLSQFEQARKLDLFRDLDRQMRSMYGDVSNIATRELAKYSDAEQLIAREEVMSGVPDALSVRFGAFLPKTTLRAIAELPIQGLTLGDWFTAQANSMSLNVRRIIQNGLVEGKGMAEISRRIVADTRTLEPVLSRRAVNEARIITRTATTAVHNAAAFESYQSLPPGVSNSYRYVAVLDNRTSEICRELDGNVYRYDDPNRVLPPQHLNCRSTTLPILRGGEATVTEQRDQPLTLRSYASWLNGQSRSAQDDLLGVRASAVRNGSMSLADAISSDTRTLTLAQFVKRVGLTPARATTGISL; this is encoded by the coding sequence ATGGCGATCGACTTCGCCGGCGACGCGCGCGGCGTCCAGTTGCAACTCCTAATCGAGCGCGCCAAGTACGAACGCTGGCTCGCGTCCGAAGTGCGCGCGCTGATTGAGCGCGAATTCAGGAAGGTCGTCGACACGATCCTCTCGCCCTCGTTCCGGTCGCTCAGCCAGTTCGAGCAGGCGCGGAAGTTGGACCTGTTCCGCGATCTCGACCGACAGATGCGCTCGATGTACGGCGACGTCTCCAACATCGCAACGCGCGAGCTGGCGAAGTATTCCGACGCCGAGCAACTCATCGCCCGCGAGGAGGTGATGTCCGGCGTGCCCGACGCGCTCAGCGTCCGGTTCGGCGCGTTCCTGCCGAAGACGACCCTTCGCGCGATCGCCGAACTGCCGATCCAAGGTCTGACGCTCGGAGACTGGTTCACGGCGCAAGCCAACTCGATGTCGCTCAACGTGCGGCGGATCATCCAGAACGGCCTCGTCGAAGGCAAAGGGATGGCGGAGATCTCCCGCCGGATTGTCGCCGACACGCGAACGCTGGAGCCCGTGCTCTCGCGGCGCGCGGTCAACGAGGCGCGGATCATCACGCGCACCGCGACGACCGCCGTCCACAACGCCGCGGCGTTCGAGAGCTATCAGTCGTTGCCGCCGGGCGTGAGCAACTCGTACCGCTACGTCGCCGTGCTCGACAACCGGACGTCGGAGATTTGCCGCGAGTTGGACGGGAACGTCTACCGCTACGACGACCCGAACCGCGTCCTGCCGCCGCAGCACCTGAACTGCCGCTCGACGACGCTGCCGATCCTCCGCGGCGGCGAGGCGACGGTGACAGAACAGCGCGATCAGCCGCTCACGCTCCGGTCGTACGCGAGTTGGCTCAACGGCCAGAGCAGGAGCGCGCAGGACGATCTCCTCGGCGTCCGCGCGTCCGCCGTGCGGAACGGATCGATGTCCCTCGCCGATGCGATCAGTTCGGATACGAGGACGCTCACGCTCGCGCAATTCGTCAAACGCGTCGGGCTCACGCCGGCGCGCGCCACCACTGGAATTAGCCTATGA
- a CDS encoding DnaT-like ssDNA-binding protein translates to MDLIATVGDPAANTYALIPDADALAETRIGAAAAAWFAASDDDGKSRALITATRDIDSLASGPALKSEVDFKGARETDTQSLEFPRDYLPGVLPPTLVAATIELAIVYYADPTGAALEPVQSGITNVKAGDVSVTWDPLAPASINGTIWALQRLPGIVQRLLGPLLIVRILTNVGWGFGGEARRSS, encoded by the coding sequence ATGGATTTGATTGCCACCGTCGGCGATCCGGCGGCCAATACCTACGCGCTGATCCCGGACGCCGACGCGTTAGCCGAGACGCGCATCGGTGCCGCGGCGGCGGCATGGTTCGCCGCGAGCGACGACGACGGGAAATCCCGCGCGCTCATCACGGCGACGCGCGACATCGATTCCCTCGCCTCGGGCCCAGCGCTCAAGAGCGAGGTCGACTTCAAGGGCGCGCGCGAGACCGACACACAATCGTTGGAATTCCCGCGCGACTATCTCCCCGGTGTCCTGCCGCCGACGCTCGTCGCGGCGACGATCGAGCTGGCGATCGTCTACTATGCTGACCCGACGGGGGCCGCCCTCGAGCCGGTGCAATCCGGCATCACGAACGTTAAGGCCGGCGACGTCTCAGTCACGTGGGACCCGCTCGCGCCGGCTTCCATCAACGGCACGATCTGGGCGCTCCAGCGATTGCCGGGCATCGTCCAACGGCTCCTCGGCCCGCTCCTCATCGTGCGCATCCTCACGAACGTTGGGTGGGGCTTCGGCGGCGAAGCGCGGCGGAGCTCGTAA
- a CDS encoding phage tail terminator-like protein: protein MIHNHLAMQLAMRARLMTLVVSTTGSATLAATLTGYARSTGSFVTDGLAPGMELTPSGFSSNPVGTISDMTALAVSVSGTRSAQAAAAGRSLVVGLPSLRAWENETVEPIQGQPYVEEQYVPGPAAVQELGPGARSEARPMYCPRIFVKSNTAIAADGRYADAILALFPPGLTLTAADGSLLCVMSSPAPYRGQRLPGVAVGWSCIPITIPFYTLN from the coding sequence GTGATTCACAATCACCTCGCCATGCAGCTCGCCATGCGCGCGCGTCTCATGACGCTCGTCGTGTCGACGACTGGCTCAGCAACCCTCGCGGCCACGCTCACGGGCTACGCGCGCTCGACGGGGTCGTTCGTCACCGACGGACTGGCGCCGGGCATGGAGCTCACGCCCTCGGGATTCTCGTCGAACCCCGTGGGCACGATCAGCGACATGACCGCACTCGCGGTCTCGGTCTCCGGCACGCGTTCGGCGCAGGCCGCCGCGGCAGGGCGTTCGCTCGTCGTCGGCCTCCCATCGCTTCGCGCGTGGGAGAACGAGACGGTCGAGCCGATTCAGGGCCAGCCGTACGTCGAGGAGCAATACGTCCCCGGGCCTGCGGCTGTGCAGGAACTCGGGCCGGGCGCGCGGAGCGAAGCGCGCCCGATGTACTGCCCGCGGATCTTCGTCAAGTCGAACACGGCGATCGCGGCCGATGGCCGATACGCCGACGCAATTCTGGCGCTCTTCCCGCCTGGCCTCACCCTGACCGCAGCGGACGGCTCGCTCCTCTGCGTCATGTCCAGCCCCGCGCCGTACCGCGGCCAGCGTTTGCCTGGCGTCGCCGTCGGCTGGTCGTGCATCCCAATCACGATCCCGTTCTACACTCTCAACTGA
- a CDS encoding phage tail tube protein: MALEVGTHVLARYIPEVTWGTTPATPTMQALRVTSVTPKYSRTTVQSKELTTAGEIQDYIRTKEGGGLAFNFEMSYGNLDDILSGLWGAAWATNVLKVGNTRESMSFELGFSGINQFALYKGAMWKTLALSVVKGQVVSGSAEFVSQPCVWSATTAATSVTAVETNGIMDPIAGFQSMAVASVAVDGPQEWTLSVTRNLIEFDQLGSLQLADLQLGQFVATGTIKQYFKDRTNIDLAAAYSDNAVAVSIGGASTLKYDFLFNKTKLTLSNIANLVVNGAAVVELAYECKTDPTNSTAQVTRHP; this comes from the coding sequence ATGGCACTCGAAGTCGGCACGCATGTCCTAGCGCGCTACATCCCGGAAGTGACGTGGGGGACGACGCCCGCCACGCCAACGATGCAGGCGCTGCGCGTGACGTCGGTGACGCCGAAATACTCGCGCACCACGGTCCAGTCGAAGGAACTCACGACCGCCGGTGAAATTCAGGACTATATCCGGACGAAAGAGGGCGGCGGCCTCGCGTTCAATTTCGAGATGTCGTACGGCAACCTCGACGACATCCTCTCCGGGCTGTGGGGCGCCGCCTGGGCGACGAACGTGCTCAAGGTGGGCAATACGCGGGAGTCGATGTCGTTCGAGCTCGGGTTCTCGGGCATCAACCAGTTCGCGCTCTACAAGGGCGCGATGTGGAAGACGCTCGCGTTGAGCGTCGTGAAGGGCCAAGTCGTGAGCGGGTCGGCTGAATTCGTCTCGCAACCGTGCGTCTGGTCAGCGACGACCGCCGCAACGTCAGTCACGGCGGTCGAGACCAACGGCATCATGGACCCGATCGCCGGCTTCCAGTCGATGGCGGTCGCGTCCGTCGCGGTCGACGGTCCGCAGGAGTGGACGCTCTCGGTCACGCGAAACCTGATCGAGTTCGATCAGCTCGGGAGTTTGCAGTTGGCCGACCTGCAGCTCGGTCAGTTCGTCGCCACGGGAACCATCAAACAGTACTTCAAGGATCGGACGAACATCGACCTCGCCGCGGCCTATTCCGACAACGCGGTCGCCGTCTCGATCGGCGGTGCGTCGACGCTCAAGTACGACTTCCTCTTCAACAAGACGAAGCTCACGCTGTCGAACATCGCGAACCTGGTCGTCAACGGAGCCGCCGTGGTCGAGTTGGCGTACGAGTGCAAGACCGACCCGACGAATTCGACCGCGCAAGTCACCAGGCATCCGTAA
- a CDS encoding glycoside hydrolase domain-containing protein: protein MPSTKVAPAGTLGFDTNTPLDAEGAVAFYEHGYRFAVRYVRRVLARANDLSVAEIQRLHDAGLAVSVVQHVESETSWVPSVDKGAEYGANAAAATGLLGIPQGVVVWCDLEGVARGTPAATTLAHCNAWFEAVAGQGYVPGIYVGWHCGLTPDQLYRGLKFAHFWGAYNLNSDEEPAIRGLQMKQHAALHKDVPAGLPYSIDVDTVRADNLGGLPIVYAPDGWLT, encoded by the coding sequence ATGCCGTCGACGAAAGTCGCCCCGGCCGGAACGCTTGGCTTCGACACGAATACGCCGCTCGATGCCGAGGGCGCGGTCGCGTTCTACGAGCACGGGTATCGGTTCGCGGTGCGCTACGTGCGGCGCGTCCTGGCGCGCGCGAACGATCTGAGCGTCGCCGAGATCCAGCGACTTCACGACGCGGGGCTCGCCGTCAGCGTCGTGCAGCACGTCGAGTCAGAAACCTCGTGGGTGCCCTCGGTCGACAAAGGCGCGGAGTACGGCGCGAACGCCGCCGCTGCGACGGGGCTCCTCGGCATTCCGCAGGGCGTCGTCGTGTGGTGCGACCTGGAGGGCGTCGCGCGCGGCACGCCCGCAGCGACGACGCTCGCGCATTGCAACGCGTGGTTCGAAGCAGTCGCGGGTCAGGGCTACGTCCCCGGCATCTACGTGGGCTGGCACTGCGGCCTCACGCCCGACCAACTCTATCGCGGCCTCAAGTTCGCGCACTTCTGGGGGGCTTATAATCTGAATTCGGACGAAGAGCCGGCGATCCGCGGGCTGCAGATGAAGCAGCACGCCGCACTGCACAAGGACGTTCCGGCGGGACTTCCCTACTCGATCGACGTCGACACCGTGCGCGCCGATAATCTCGGCGGCCTGCCGATCGTCTACGCGCCGGACGGGTGGTTGACGTGA
- a CDS encoding DUF1353 domain-containing protein, whose protein sequence is MTLPVPQISPATIDTWRMDAPITVIAAGYRITIPEGTLSDGASIPRICWPIVSPFEVSVIAPFVHDLLYQRLGKIDDFTTVGRNVVDRIFYDLMKQEDIYWWRRWLAFRAVRIFGGSHWRAA, encoded by the coding sequence GTGACGCTTCCCGTGCCGCAGATCTCGCCCGCCACGATCGACACGTGGCGCATGGACGCGCCGATCACGGTCATCGCCGCCGGGTATCGCATCACGATTCCCGAGGGGACGCTTTCGGACGGCGCGAGCATTCCGCGGATCTGCTGGCCGATCGTCTCGCCGTTCGAGGTCTCGGTCATCGCGCCATTCGTACACGATCTCCTCTATCAGCGCCTCGGGAAGATCGACGACTTCACCACGGTCGGCCGGAACGTCGTCGATCGGATCTTCTACGACCTGATGAAGCAGGAAGACATCTACTGGTGGCGTCGGTGGCTCGCCTTCCGCGCCGTGCGGATCTTCGGCGGCTCGCACTGGAGGGCCGCGTGA
- a CDS encoding DUF6527 family protein, with translation MSAPEHGDMVRDGRDVWPDDAPPGTFDIVPHGMEGYPGVTAHMTFECPNRHRCSVALAPQPIPRPSDDKLYVWGWDGNVERPTLTPSINCVAEKNGKSTGGCGWHGFITNGVMR, from the coding sequence GTGAGCGCGCCGGAGCATGGCGACATGGTTCGCGACGGGCGCGATGTATGGCCGGACGACGCGCCGCCGGGGACGTTCGACATCGTGCCGCACGGCATGGAAGGCTACCCGGGCGTGACGGCGCACATGACGTTCGAGTGCCCGAACCGTCATCGGTGCTCGGTTGCGCTCGCGCCGCAACCGATTCCGCGGCCGAGCGACGACAAACTCTACGTCTGGGGCTGGGACGGCAACGTCGAGCGGCCGACACTCACGCCGTCAATCAACTGCGTCGCCGAGAAGAACGGCAAGTCGACGGGCGGCTGCGGCTGGCACGGCTTCATCACAA